ACGCGGCCGCCGGCACTCTTCGCGCCCGACGCCACGGCTTCCATGACGCCCCCGTAGCCGCCGCACCGCACCTCGGCACCGCGCCGCGCGAGGGCGGCGCCCAGCTCCCCGGCCAGCCTACGGTGGGGCGAATCGCGCGGGGCCTGGCTGCTGCCAAAGACAACCACGGAATCTCGTGTCATCGCGTCAATTATACCGCCCCCGGCGGCTCTCGCCATGGGGTCCCTTCGGTGGCGGTCCGGTCAACTACCGTGGTAGCATCGCGGTATGAGTCCCACGAAGGCGCCGCGCGTGGGCGGGCGCTCCTCCCGGGTCGTCCGCATCGCGCTGGCCCAGATCAATCCGACCGTAGGCGACCTGCCGGGAAATGCCAAGCGCGTGATCGAGTTCATCGAACGCGCGAGAGAGATGGGCACGGACATCGTCGCGTTCCCCGAGCTGGTGCTCACCGGCTACCCGCCGGAGGACCTTCTCCTCCGCCCCGACTTCATCGACCAGAACCAGGCGGCGCTCGACGAGGTGACGCGCGCGACCCAAGGAATCACCGCGATCGTCGGCTTCGCGCAGCGCGCGGAGGACGTGTACAACGCGGCCGCCATCGCGCACGACGGCGAGGTCGCGGGCGTGTGCCACAAGATCCACCTTCCGAACTATTCCGTCTTCGACGAGGTGCGCTACTTCCGGCCGGGGCGGGATCCCTTCGTCTTCAAGCGCGGACCGCTGACGTTCGGCGTGAACATCTGCGAGGACATTTGGCTCCCCTCGAATCCGACGCTGCTGGCCGTCTCGGGGGAGGCGCAGCTGGTCATCAACCTCTCCTCGTCTCCGTTCCACATGGGGAAAAGCGTGAGCCGGGATCGCATGCTGGCGACGCGCGCGATGGACGGCGTCTCCGTCGTCGCGTTCGTCAACACCGTGGGCGGGCAGGACGAGCTGGTGTTCGACGGAAACAGCAGGGTATTCGGACCGCGCGGGGACTGCCTCGCCCGCGCCAAGGCGTTCGAGGAAGATCTGGTCGTCCTCGACATCGATCTCGACGAGGTGTTCAGCGCCCGGCTGAAAGACCCGCGAAGCCGCGAGATGTCGCAGCGCGAGGACGCCGCCGATCCGCTCCCGATCGTCACGCTGCGTCCGGTCCCGGCCCCCACACGTCCCTCGATCAAGCCGCTCCCGATCGAGACCCCGTCCGGCGCGCGGGAGATCTATGAAGCCTTGATCCTCGGCACGCGCGATTACGTCCGGAAGAACGACTTCACGCACGTCCTCCTCGGGTTGAGCGGCGGGATCGATTCGGCCCTGACCGCCTCGATCGCGGTCGACGCCCTGGGTGCCTCGTGCGTCACGGGGGTCTTCATGCCCTCGCCGTTCACGGAGCGGGCGAGCGCGGAGGATGCGGAGGCGCTCGCGAAGAACCTCGGCATCCAGCTTCTCACGCTTCCCATCGCTGAGGAGATGGGGGCGTACAAGAAGACGCTCTCCCCCGTCTTCTCCGGGATGCCGAGCGACGCCACCGAGGAGAACATCCAGTCTCGGATCCGCGGCAATTTCCTGATGGCGCTCTCGAACAAGTTCGGCTGGCTGGTGCTCACCACGGGGAACAAGAGCGAGTACTCGGTCGGCTACACGACCCTCTACGGCGACATGGCGGGCGGGTTCGCAGTCCTGAAGGACGCGCCCAAGACCTTGGTGTACGAGATCGCCCGATATCGGAACGCCGCGGCGGGCCCTGCCGACTGGATCCCGAAGCGCACCCTCGAGCGAGAGCCGACGGCAGAACTCCGTCCGGGCCAAAAGGATACGGACACCCTCCCTCCTTACGACGTGCTCGACCCGATCCTCAAGGCGTACGTCGAGGAGGACTGGGAGGTGGAGCGGATCGTCGCGATGGGATACGATCGCGCCCTTGTTCAGAGGGTCGTCCGCATGGTCGACCGGGCGGAGTACAAGCGTCGTCAATCGCCCCCGGGCATCCGGATCACCCCCCGAGCCCTCGGCAAGGATCGCCGACTGCCGATTACGAACCGCCATCAGTCATGGCGCGATTGACGTGAACAAGGTTCCGAAAAACCCGAGGGAGGACGAAGTGAAGAAGCTGGCCGAGGCGGCGGGCGCCGGCACGATGGTCGCTCCCGCTGCGACGACGTCTGCTGTCGCGCCCCAACCCACCACGAAGGGATCAAGAGGAGCCGAAGTGACCAAGCACCCCTATCCGACCATCCAGCTGGAGCCGTTCCTCACGCCGCGCGATCGCAAGGGCTCGAAGCGCGTGATCCGGGATCGGTCCGGGGGAATCGCGTTCGTCCGCGAGGACGCGCTCTCCCTGGATCGGATTCGCGAGGCCGGCATTCCTCTCTACAACGTGGGACGTCGGTTTCGCGTTCTCGGTCCGGACGGGATCACCGAGCAGGAGCGCTGGATCGCGCCGTTCGACGTCATCCACCGCTCCCGCGAGAACCCCAAAGACTTCGACGGTCTCGTCCTTCCGCTCGGCGAGCTCATCCACGACCACGGCCTTTATCTGAAGTTGGCGCCCGGCATCGCCGAGCTCGGGATCAACGACCGGAGCGACATCCTGCTCCGGCGCGACACCAAGCAGAAGGACCCGACGGTCGGCCCGGTCCTCAACTCGTTCAATACCGTCATCACCGGCCGGGCGAAGCGCCTCGTGACGCGCACGATCTACGACGAGCACCGCGTCGACGTGAAGGAGGCGCTGGCCTGGCTCAAGGCGTTCGAGGCGGTCAGCAAGGCGAAGACCTTGATCTCACGCTTCTGCTGCGCGGGCGTTCAATACACGCAGAAGGGCAACGTCCCCTATCTCAAGAAGACGTCGCAGGTGAACTTCTTCCCACCCGACGACCCCGAGATGCGGGTGATCGCGAAGGCGATCGACGAGCGCTTCAAGGAGCGCGGCGGGAAGCGCGCTCCGCACGTGACGATTCTCTCGTTGATGGGCGTTCCGAAAACCGAGGCGGAGTATCGCGGGTTCCTGCTCCGGCTCAAGAAGGCCC
The nucleotide sequence above comes from Candidatus Eisenbacteria bacterium. Encoded proteins:
- a CDS encoding NAD+ synthase, which translates into the protein MSPTKAPRVGGRSSRVVRIALAQINPTVGDLPGNAKRVIEFIERAREMGTDIVAFPELVLTGYPPEDLLLRPDFIDQNQAALDEVTRATQGITAIVGFAQRAEDVYNAAAIAHDGEVAGVCHKIHLPNYSVFDEVRYFRPGRDPFVFKRGPLTFGVNICEDIWLPSNPTLLAVSGEAQLVINLSSSPFHMGKSVSRDRMLATRAMDGVSVVAFVNTVGGQDELVFDGNSRVFGPRGDCLARAKAFEEDLVVLDIDLDEVFSARLKDPRSREMSQREDAADPLPIVTLRPVPAPTRPSIKPLPIETPSGAREIYEALILGTRDYVRKNDFTHVLLGLSGGIDSALTASIAVDALGASCVTGVFMPSPFTERASAEDAEALAKNLGIQLLTLPIAEEMGAYKKTLSPVFSGMPSDATEENIQSRIRGNFLMALSNKFGWLVLTTGNKSEYSVGYTTLYGDMAGGFAVLKDAPKTLVYEIARYRNAAAGPADWIPKRTLEREPTAELRPGQKDTDTLPPYDVLDPILKAYVEEDWEVERIVAMGYDRALVQRVVRMVDRAEYKRRQSPPGIRITPRALGKDRRLPITNRHQSWRD